In Salmo trutta chromosome 37, fSalTru1.1, whole genome shotgun sequence, the following proteins share a genomic window:
- the LOC115176869 gene encoding pollen-specific leucine-rich repeat extensin-like protein 1 isoform X2 → MKRRDQGGQTKLNVQNKTKREEDAAPVPVSDSTREPPETRMSKKKTFPRPPVTQDAEKFHDGPTDTSRSNTIPKRRCLFPTLKSEPDPVPLSEPDPVPLSEPDPVPLSETIEPQQKAGIFNPPATKRLKRTRKLEPAPGLLSEPAESMKSKELEIPGPPATKRPKRTRKLEPAPPPLSEPPDTRKSKKKIIPGPPATQQVKRSRCPPSPWTPNLVEIRRRPPTATPPTCEIGVTTFTLRSKVATSPTLKSGVATSPSSGEAFSTSPERKKMRKKNGKRARCSGVAVPTPPERKMKKRARCCPVPLNNPLSVCRSQRATQGRKACVWCKQEKERRKTIWQCEACQVALCLIPGRNCFRAWHKTHKWNEEVIFSLFS, encoded by the exons ATGAAAAGGAGGGACCAGGGTGGACAGACCAAGCTTAATGTCCAGAATAAAACCAAGAG GGAGGAGGATGCAGCTCCGGTCCCTGTGTCTGACTCCACCAGAGAACCACCAGAGACCAGGATGTCAAAGAAGAAGACTTTCCCCAGACCACCTGTCACACAGGATGCAGAGAAGTTTCATGATGGCCCAACTGACACCAGTCG CTCCAATACCATCCCAAAGAGAAGGTGCCTTTTCCCAACCCT GAAGTCTGAGCCAGACCCAGTCCCTCTCTCTGAGCCAGACCCAGTCCCTCTCTCTGAGCCAGACCCAGTCCCTCTCTCAGAGACCATCGAGCCACAGCAGAAGGCGGGAATCTTCAACCCACCTGCCACAAAGCGACTGAAGAGGACCAG AAAGTTGGAGCCAGCCCCGGGCCTTCTCTCTGAGCCAGCAGAGAgcatgaagtcaaaggaattggAGATCCCAGGTCCACCTGCCACAAAGAGACCGAAGAGGACCAG GAAGTTGGAGCCagctccaccccctctctctgaaCCTCCAGACACCAGGAAGTCAAAGAAGAAAATAATCCCTGGCCCACCTGCCACTCAGCAAGTGAAGAGATCCAGATGTCCTCCCAGCCCCTGGACCCCTAACCTAGTGGAGATTAGACGTAGGCCACCTACAGCCACACCTCCTACCTGTGAGATAGGTGTAACTACATTTACCTTGAGATCTAAGGTAGCGACAAGCCCTACCTTGAAGTCAGGTGTAGCCACATCCCCATCTAGCGGTGAAGCCTTTTCCACATCCCCTGAGAGGAAGAAGATGAGGAAGAAGAACGGGAAGAGGGCCAGGTGCAGTGGTGTGGCCGTTCCTACCCCCCCTGAGAGGAAGATGAAGAAGAGGGCGAGGTGCTGCCCTGTCCCACTGAACAACCccttgtctgtctgtcggtcgcaGAGGGCCACCCAGGGCAGGAAGGCCTGTGTGTGGTGTAAACAGGAGAAAGAGCGGAGGAAGACCATCTGGCAGTGTGAGGCCTGCCAGGTGGCCCTCTGTCTCATACCGGGCAGAAACTGCTTCAGGGCCTGGCACAAGACTCACAAGTGGAACGAGGAAGTCatcttcagtctgttttcttaa
- the LOC115176869 gene encoding vegetative cell wall protein gp1-like isoform X3 codes for MSRIKPRGRRMQLRSLCLTPPENHQRPGCQRRRLSPDHLSHRMQRSFMMAQLTPVAPIPSQREGAFSQPCEKSEPDPVPLSEPDPVPLSEPDPVPLSETIEPQQKAGIFNPPATKRLKRTRKLEPAPGLLSEPAESMKSKELEIPGPPATKRPKRTRKLEPAPPPLSEPPDTRKSKKKIIPGPPATQQVKRSRCPPSPWTPNLVEIRRRPPTATPPTCEIGVTTFTLRSKVATSPTLKSGVATSPSSGEAFSTSPERKKMRKKNGKRARCSGVAVPTPPERKMKKRARCCPVPLNNPLSVCRSQRATQGRKACVWCKQEKERRKTIWQCEACQVALCLIPGRNCFRAWHKTHKWNEEVIFSLFS; via the exons ATGTCCAGAATAAAACCAAGAG GGAGGAGGATGCAGCTCCGGTCCCTGTGTCTGACTCCACCAGAGAACCACCAGAGACCAGGATGTCAAAGAAGAAGACTTTCCCCAGACCACCTGTCACACAGGATGCAGAGAAGTTTCATGATGGCCCAACTGACACCAGTCG CTCCAATACCATCCCAAAGAGAAGGTGCCTTTTCCCAACCCTGTGA GAAGTCTGAGCCAGACCCAGTCCCTCTCTCTGAGCCAGACCCAGTCCCTCTCTCTGAGCCAGACCCAGTCCCTCTCTCAGAGACCATCGAGCCACAGCAGAAGGCGGGAATCTTCAACCCACCTGCCACAAAGCGACTGAAGAGGACCAG AAAGTTGGAGCCAGCCCCGGGCCTTCTCTCTGAGCCAGCAGAGAgcatgaagtcaaaggaattggAGATCCCAGGTCCACCTGCCACAAAGAGACCGAAGAGGACCAG GAAGTTGGAGCCagctccaccccctctctctgaaCCTCCAGACACCAGGAAGTCAAAGAAGAAAATAATCCCTGGCCCACCTGCCACTCAGCAAGTGAAGAGATCCAGATGTCCTCCCAGCCCCTGGACCCCTAACCTAGTGGAGATTAGACGTAGGCCACCTACAGCCACACCTCCTACCTGTGAGATAGGTGTAACTACATTTACCTTGAGATCTAAGGTAGCGACAAGCCCTACCTTGAAGTCAGGTGTAGCCACATCCCCATCTAGCGGTGAAGCCTTTTCCACATCCCCTGAGAGGAAGAAGATGAGGAAGAAGAACGGGAAGAGGGCCAGGTGCAGTGGTGTGGCCGTTCCTACCCCCCCTGAGAGGAAGATGAAGAAGAGGGCGAGGTGCTGCCCTGTCCCACTGAACAACCccttgtctgtctgtcggtcgcaGAGGGCCACCCAGGGCAGGAAGGCCTGTGTGTGGTGTAAACAGGAGAAAGAGCGGAGGAAGACCATCTGGCAGTGTGAGGCCTGCCAGGTGGCCCTCTGTCTCATACCGGGCAGAAACTGCTTCAGGGCCTGGCACAAGACTCACAAGTGGAACGAGGAAGTCatcttcagtctgttttcttaa
- the LOC115176462 gene encoding uncharacterized protein LOC115176462, with the protein MFEEREQGPCVWFTQPCVWFTQPCVWFTQPCIWFTQPYVWFTQPCVWFTQPCVWFTQPCLVHTALCLVHTALYLVHTALCLVHTALCLVHTALCLVHTALCLVHTALSGSHGLVSGSHGLVSGSHGLVSGSHGLVSGSHGPVFTRPCVHTALCVWFTRPCVSGSHGPVCLVHTALCVWFTRPCVSGSHGPVCLVHTARCVWFTRPGVSGSHGPVCLVHTALCVWFTRPCVSGSHGPVCLVHTALCVWFTRPCVSGSHGPVCLVHTALCVYTALCVYTALCVYTALCVYTALCVWFTRPCVSGSHGPVCLVHTASTQPYGTRDGGLRRHSGKP; encoded by the exons ATGTTTGAGGAGCGT gagcaGGGGCCCTGTGTCTGGTTCACACAGCCCTGCGTCTGGTTCACACAGCCCTGTGTCTGGTTCACACAGCCCTGTATCTGGTTCACACAGCCCTATGTCTGGTTCACACAGCCCTGTGTCTGGTTCACACAGCCTTGTGTCTGGTTCACACAGCCTTGTCTGGTTCACACGGCCTTGTGTCTGGTTCACACGGCCCTGTATCTGGTTCACACAGCCCTGTGTCTGGTTCACACAGCCCTGTGTCTGGTTCACACAGCCCTGTGTCTGGTTCACACAGCCTTGTGTCTGGTTCACACAGCCTTGTCTGGTTCACACGGCCTTGTGTCTGGTTCACACGGCCTTGTGTCTGGTTCACACGGCCTTGTGTCTGGTTCACACGGCCTTGTGTCTGGTTCACACGGCCCTGTGTTCACACGGCCCTGTGTTCACACGGCCCTGTGTGTCTGGTTCACACGGCCCTGTGTGTCTGGTTCACACGGCCCTGTGTGTCTGGTTCACACGGCCCTGTGTGTCTGGTTCACACGGCCCTGTGTGTCTGGTTCACACGGCCCTGTGTGTCTGGTTCACACGGCCCGGTGTGTCTGGTTCACACGGCCCGGTGTGTCTGGTTCACACGGCCCTGTGTGTCTGGTTCACACGGCCCTGTGTGTCTGGTTCACACGGCCCTGTGTGTCTGGTTCACACGGCCCTGTGTGTCTGGTTCACACGGCCCTGTGTGTCTGGTTCACACGGCCCTGTGTGTCTGGTTCACACGGCC CTGTGTGTCTGGTTCACACGGCCCTGTGTGTCTACACGGCCCTGTGTGTCTACACGGCCCTGTGTGTCTACACGGCCCTGTGTGTCTACACGGCCCTGTGTGTCTGGTTCACACGGCCCTGTGTGTCTGGTTCACACGGCCCTGTGTGTCTGGTTCACACGGCTTCAACACAGCCCTATGGGACCAGGGATGGAGGACTAAGGAGGCACTCAGGAAAACCTTAG
- the LOC115176869 gene encoding proteoglycan 4-like isoform X1: MKRRDQGGQTKLNVQNKTKSPKVTRRLKRCLWLFPPLDLEEDAAPVPVSDSTREPPETRMSKKKTFPRPPVTQDAEKFHDGPTDTSRSNTIPKRRCLFPTLKSEPDPVPLSEPDPVPLSEPDPVPLSETIEPQQKAGIFNPPATKRLKRTRKLEPAPGLLSEPAESMKSKELEIPGPPATKRPKRTRKLEPAPPPLSEPPDTRKSKKKIIPGPPATQQVKRSRCPPSPWTPNLVEIRRRPPTATPPTCEIGVTTFTLRSKVATSPTLKSGVATSPSSGEAFSTSPERKKMRKKNGKRARCSGVAVPTPPERKMKKRARCCPVPLNNPLSVCRSQRATQGRKACVWCKQEKERRKTIWQCEACQVALCLIPGRNCFRAWHKTHKWNEEVIFSLFS, encoded by the exons ATGAAAAGGAGGGACCAGGGTGGACAGACCAAGCTTAATGTCCAGAATAAAACCAAGAG TCCAAAAGTCACCAGACGACTGAAAAGGTGTCTTTGGCTTTTCCCACCTCTTGACCT GGAGGAGGATGCAGCTCCGGTCCCTGTGTCTGACTCCACCAGAGAACCACCAGAGACCAGGATGTCAAAGAAGAAGACTTTCCCCAGACCACCTGTCACACAGGATGCAGAGAAGTTTCATGATGGCCCAACTGACACCAGTCG CTCCAATACCATCCCAAAGAGAAGGTGCCTTTTCCCAACCCT GAAGTCTGAGCCAGACCCAGTCCCTCTCTCTGAGCCAGACCCAGTCCCTCTCTCTGAGCCAGACCCAGTCCCTCTCTCAGAGACCATCGAGCCACAGCAGAAGGCGGGAATCTTCAACCCACCTGCCACAAAGCGACTGAAGAGGACCAG AAAGTTGGAGCCAGCCCCGGGCCTTCTCTCTGAGCCAGCAGAGAgcatgaagtcaaaggaattggAGATCCCAGGTCCACCTGCCACAAAGAGACCGAAGAGGACCAG GAAGTTGGAGCCagctccaccccctctctctgaaCCTCCAGACACCAGGAAGTCAAAGAAGAAAATAATCCCTGGCCCACCTGCCACTCAGCAAGTGAAGAGATCCAGATGTCCTCCCAGCCCCTGGACCCCTAACCTAGTGGAGATTAGACGTAGGCCACCTACAGCCACACCTCCTACCTGTGAGATAGGTGTAACTACATTTACCTTGAGATCTAAGGTAGCGACAAGCCCTACCTTGAAGTCAGGTGTAGCCACATCCCCATCTAGCGGTGAAGCCTTTTCCACATCCCCTGAGAGGAAGAAGATGAGGAAGAAGAACGGGAAGAGGGCCAGGTGCAGTGGTGTGGCCGTTCCTACCCCCCCTGAGAGGAAGATGAAGAAGAGGGCGAGGTGCTGCCCTGTCCCACTGAACAACCccttgtctgtctgtcggtcgcaGAGGGCCACCCAGGGCAGGAAGGCCTGTGTGTGGTGTAAACAGGAGAAAGAGCGGAGGAAGACCATCTGGCAGTGTGAGGCCTGCCAGGTGGCCCTCTGTCTCATACCGGGCAGAAACTGCTTCAGGGCCTGGCACAAGACTCACAAGTGGAACGAGGAAGTCatcttcagtctgttttcttaa